In Pleurocapsa sp. PCC 7319, the following are encoded in one genomic region:
- a CDS encoding lysylphosphatidylglycerol synthase transmembrane domain-containing protein: protein MNLKRFVSLVISVAILLYIYAQIDVVNLLQVFQNCDRLMLAISLGMVIPITLITAWRLQQLVPQQSLGFLEANRLILGASVLNMVLPSKMGDIAKAYFMCERSNLSGGLALAISIFEKACDLLSLLLWCVFGLILYPAKDPLFWTMTLGVATGLALGLLLLSSQQFADLFFNLAISFAPKSLKIKLQKMQVSWREMYSYFWSNKPQLLLISSTSVFIWFLHLLQIWLFILALKAFTPFIISLALSPLSILAGLLPLTFAGIGTRDAAIIYFYQNYLSDATGAALGLLCTSRYFIPALIGLPFLGQMLSAAKKIND from the coding sequence ATGAATCTCAAACGGTTTGTTTCCTTGGTAATTAGCGTTGCTATTTTACTGTATATCTATGCTCAGATTGATGTTGTCAATCTCCTCCAAGTTTTTCAAAATTGCGATCGCTTAATGTTAGCCATCAGCTTAGGGATGGTTATTCCGATTACCCTGATTACCGCTTGGCGACTACAACAGTTAGTACCACAGCAAAGTTTAGGATTTCTAGAAGCTAACCGTCTAATTTTGGGAGCGAGTGTTCTCAATATGGTGTTACCGTCCAAGATGGGTGATATTGCCAAAGCATATTTTATGTGTGAACGCTCCAATTTGAGCGGGGGACTGGCTTTAGCAATTTCTATTTTTGAAAAAGCTTGTGATTTACTTTCTTTGTTGCTGTGGTGCGTTTTTGGCTTGATTTTATATCCTGCCAAAGATCCTCTATTTTGGACAATGACCTTAGGAGTAGCAACGGGATTGGCTTTAGGCTTGTTATTATTAAGCTCTCAACAATTTGCCGATTTATTTTTTAATTTAGCTATTAGTTTTGCCCCTAAGTCATTAAAAATTAAGCTACAGAAAATGCAAGTCTCCTGGCGAGAGATGTATAGCTATTTTTGGAGTAATAAACCGCAATTATTACTAATTAGCAGCACTTCAGTATTTATTTGGTTCTTGCATCTACTGCAAATTTGGCTGTTTATCTTGGCTTTAAAAGCTTTCACTCCCTTTATTATTAGTTTAGCCCTCTCTCCCCTATCAATATTGGCAGGATTGCTCCCTCTAACCTTTGCTGGAATAGGCACTCGCGATGCAGCGATCATCTATTTTTATCAAAATTACTTGAGTGATGCAACAGGAGCAGCTTTGGGTTTATTGTGTACTTCTCGCTATTTTATTCCTGCTTTAATTGGCTTACCTTTTTTGGGACAAATGCTTAGTGCAGCTAAAAAAATAAATGATTAG
- the pyrE gene encoding orotate phosphoribosyltransferase: MNTDQISISSLATANTDTLRQVLLDLIVKYAYVEGDFVLSSGAKSDYYINCKQVTLRAEGALALGRLLFQLLPEDTAAVAGLTLGADPMVCAVSVVSAWSNKPIPALIIRKKPKGHGTQAYIEGPSLTPGAKIVVLEDVVTTGGSALTAVERLQDAEYQVIQILSLVDREQGGSELYQSKGIDFQALFSIKEIQQHST; encoded by the coding sequence ATGAATACAGACCAGATTTCTATTTCTTCTCTAGCTACGGCTAATACTGATACTCTACGACAAGTTCTTTTAGATTTAATTGTCAAATATGCCTACGTCGAAGGAGATTTTGTTCTCTCTTCTGGGGCAAAAAGCGACTACTATATCAACTGCAAGCAAGTAACCCTTAGAGCCGAGGGGGCATTAGCATTAGGTCGCTTATTATTTCAACTATTGCCAGAAGATACGGCAGCAGTAGCAGGTCTTACTTTGGGGGCAGATCCCATGGTTTGTGCCGTGAGTGTTGTTTCTGCTTGGTCAAATAAACCTATTCCTGCTTTAATTATTCGTAAAAAACCCAAGGGACATGGAACGCAGGCTTATATAGAAGGACCATCTTTGACACCAGGAGCAAAGATAGTTGTCTTAGAAGATGTAGTTACTACAGGAGGTTCAGCTTTAACCGCAGTCGAAAGATTGCAGGATGCTGAATATCAAGTAATACAAATTCTCTCTTTAGTAGATCGAGAACAAGGAGGAAGTGAACTTTATCAGTCCAAAGGAATTGATTTTCAAGCTTTATTTTCGATCAAAGAAATTCAGCAACACTCAACTTAA
- a CDS encoding hemolysin family protein translates to MVGQNLLLTFVGVFLLIAINAFFVTAEFSIVSVRRSRISQLVREGDIQAQTVQSLQRSIDRLLSTTQLGITLSSLALGWVGEKTMAVSIVAIIQRLSLPSFVSKAIAHSLAIPLAFVILAYLQIVLGELCPKSVALMYPEKLARFFGPPSVVIARIFRPFVAILNLSTRLLLKLVGVEYSGQGWYKKVTSEELQLIIATDRESIGLEAEERQLLKNVFDFHDDTAEQVMIPRTDIKFLSLTTTFEELLQTVAETGYSGYPVIGDSLDDIQGIIHYKKLSEPLAKGQLSNESTIEPWIKPVSFIPESTFLNELLPMMQRSHQKMVIVIDEFGGTSGLITLHDLVAEIVGDAGSDPETGIEAIQELDENTFLVSAQMNLEEVNEQLDLDLPLADNYNTLGGFLLEQWQKIPQQGEKLQYEDLDFTVTIADSNRLYQILIHR, encoded by the coding sequence ATGGTTGGTCAAAATTTGTTGTTAACCTTTGTTGGTGTTTTTTTACTAATTGCAATTAATGCTTTTTTCGTTACTGCGGAATTTTCGATTGTTTCTGTCCGTCGTTCTCGTATTAGTCAACTGGTTCGAGAGGGTGACATTCAAGCTCAAACCGTACAGTCTTTACAAAGGAGTATCGATCGCCTTTTATCTACTACCCAGTTAGGTATCACTCTTTCCAGTCTTGCTTTGGGGTGGGTAGGCGAGAAAACGATGGCCGTATCTATTGTTGCTATAATCCAACGTTTGTCTCTACCTTCCTTTGTTTCCAAAGCGATCGCCCATTCATTGGCAATCCCCCTAGCTTTTGTTATCTTGGCATATTTACAAATTGTCCTCGGGGAACTTTGTCCCAAATCTGTAGCTTTAATGTACCCCGAAAAACTAGCTAGGTTTTTTGGGCCTCCCAGTGTTGTAATAGCTCGTATTTTTCGCCCTTTTGTGGCTATCTTAAACCTATCAACTCGTTTACTCTTGAAACTAGTGGGAGTTGAATATAGTGGACAAGGATGGTACAAAAAAGTTACCTCAGAAGAATTACAGTTAATTATCGCTACAGATCGAGAATCTATTGGTTTAGAAGCGGAGGAAAGACAACTACTCAAAAATGTCTTTGACTTTCATGACGATACTGCTGAACAAGTCATGATTCCCAGAACCGATATTAAATTTCTGTCCCTGACCACCACCTTTGAAGAACTACTACAAACTGTTGCCGAAACAGGCTACTCTGGGTACCCTGTTATCGGTGATTCTCTAGACGATATTCAAGGAATTATTCATTACAAAAAATTATCTGAGCCATTAGCTAAAGGTCAATTATCAAATGAATCGACCATTGAGCCCTGGATTAAACCTGTTAGTTTTATTCCTGAATCCACCTTCCTTAACGAATTGTTGCCAATGATGCAGCGATCGCACCAAAAAATGGTGATCGTGATTGATGAATTTGGAGGAACTTCTGGTTTAATTACCCTCCATGATTTAGTTGCCGAGATTGTTGGTGATGCAGGCAGTGATCCCGAAACCGGGATTGAAGCTATCCAAGAATTAGATGAAAATACATTCCTCGTCTCGGCACAAATGAATCTTGAGGAAGTTAATGAACAACTAGATTTAGATCTTCCCTTAGCAGACAATTACAATACCTTGGGTGGCTTTTTGTTAGAGCAGTGGCAGAAAATACCTCAACAGGGAGAAAAGCTTCAATACGAAGACCTTGATTTCACTGTAACTATTGCTGACAGTAATCGACTTTACCAAATTCTCATTCACCGTTAG
- a CDS encoding pentapeptide repeat-containing protein, with amino-acid sequence MNTEELLRQYQVGVRNFQRVDLARVILRNTNLAKIDFSQAILTEADFTGANLEEANFYQAILDLSNLSQARLTRADLRSTSLQSALLYKASLGKAQLQKANLSQAILKRTFLRDANLSQAILIKANLSQANLIGVNLTGADLTEANLDNTFLQEANLFQACLAGIDLKHTILTGAIMPDGSVYHN; translated from the coding sequence ATGAACACAGAAGAACTTTTGAGACAATATCAAGTTGGAGTGAGAAACTTTCAACGAGTCGATCTTGCCCGAGTAATTCTTAGAAACACTAACCTAGCTAAAATTGACTTTAGCCAAGCAATATTGACTGAGGCTGACTTCACAGGAGCTAACTTAGAGGAAGCAAATTTTTATCAAGCCATTCTAGATCTGAGTAATTTAAGTCAAGCTAGATTAACCCGAGCGGATTTAAGATCTACTTCTTTGCAATCCGCATTGCTATATAAAGCTTCCTTAGGCAAGGCGCAGTTGCAAAAAGCTAATCTTAGCCAAGCCATTTTGAAAAGGACATTTTTACGGGATGCCAATCTCAGCCAAGCCATATTAATTAAAGCTAATCTCAGCCAAGCTAACTTAATTGGTGTCAATCTGACAGGTGCAGATTTGACTGAAGCAAATTTAGACAATACTTTTCTACAAGAAGCAAATTTGTTTCAAGCTTGTTTAGCAGGAATAGATTTAAAGCACACTATATTAACTGGAGCAATAATGCCAGATGGCAGTGTTTATCACAATTAA
- a CDS encoding GAF domain-containing protein codes for MPDSNANNNSETFALSQEQANLLTAIALRIRQSLDLEVILSQTVAEVRQFLQTDRVLIYRFEPDWSGVVVVESIRYQAQTVFGFKIEDPCFAAEHIEKYRQGRIHIIENVLEANLAPCYTDVLNAFEVKANLVVPILANGELWGLLIAHHCESSRQWQPAEVELLKQLSTQVGIAVQQAELYEQVQSLNSYLEQKVKQRTAKLQSSVKFETLIRKVTEKVRDSLDEPQILQTVTQELGRVLKIERCKIELYNSDRSMATVAYEYTIESPNCQGTVRQVANFPELYQQLLQKQSLQFVEKVPELSPRKIQATRLVCPIFDDRGILGNLWLLRPKEELFEQSEIMLVEQVANQCAIAIRQARLYQQSQIQVEELAKLNIIKDDFLRTISHELRTPMSSIQLASETLEALLEKEIGSNKSATFTRVLDIFRSACQRQNQLVDDLLTLCYIDAKKETMTMQWLELSVWLPQIIEPFQERINTQNQELLVDVLPSLPLFKSDVSTIKRALTELLNNACKYTPAGERIIISAQPMQDGIKLTVSNTGIEIPLSEQQRVFDKFYRIPNHDPWQYGGTGIGLALVKKLVELLGGKIQLASQPRQTNFIIFLPCETMMNEVSEI; via the coding sequence TTGCCTGACTCCAACGCCAACAATAATTCAGAGACTTTTGCTCTCAGCCAGGAACAAGCAAATCTATTAACAGCGATCGCCCTACGAATTAGGCAGTCATTAGATCTAGAAGTCATTCTTAGTCAAACCGTTGCTGAGGTAAGACAGTTTTTGCAAACAGATCGAGTGTTAATTTATCGTTTTGAGCCTGACTGGAGTGGGGTGGTCGTAGTGGAATCGATCAGATACCAAGCGCAAACTGTTTTTGGGTTTAAGATTGAAGATCCTTGTTTTGCTGCCGAGCATATTGAAAAATATCGGCAAGGAAGAATTCATATCATTGAGAATGTTTTAGAAGCTAATTTAGCTCCTTGTTATACTGATGTACTCAATGCATTTGAAGTTAAAGCCAATTTAGTGGTGCCAATTCTTGCTAACGGAGAATTGTGGGGACTTTTGATTGCTCATCATTGTGAATCGTCTCGTCAATGGCAACCTGCGGAGGTAGAATTACTCAAACAACTATCTACACAGGTAGGAATTGCCGTACAACAAGCCGAACTTTATGAACAAGTTCAGAGCCTTAATTCTTACTTAGAGCAAAAAGTCAAGCAGCGGACAGCAAAACTACAAAGTTCGGTCAAGTTTGAAACTTTGATTCGCAAAGTAACCGAAAAGGTAAGAGATAGCCTTGATGAACCTCAAATATTGCAGACAGTTACTCAAGAACTAGGACGAGTTTTAAAGATAGAACGCTGTAAAATCGAGCTATACAATAGCGATCGCTCCATGGCGACTGTTGCTTACGAATATACAATTGAATCCCCTAATTGCCAGGGAACAGTGAGACAAGTAGCTAATTTTCCTGAGCTTTATCAACAACTACTACAAAAACAATCTCTTCAATTTGTAGAGAAAGTTCCTGAGCTTAGTCCTCGCAAAATTCAAGCCACTAGATTAGTCTGTCCCATTTTTGATGATCGAGGTATTTTGGGGAATCTTTGGCTCCTCCGACCCAAAGAAGAGCTGTTTGAACAATCAGAAATCATGTTGGTAGAACAGGTTGCCAATCAATGCGCGATCGCGATTAGACAAGCTCGATTATATCAACAGTCTCAAATACAAGTTGAAGAACTTGCCAAATTAAATATCATCAAAGACGATTTCTTGAGAACAATTTCTCATGAATTGCGTACTCCTATGAGCAGTATTCAGCTAGCTTCAGAAACTCTAGAGGCACTGCTAGAAAAAGAGATAGGTAGCAATAAATCTGCAACATTTACTAGAGTATTGGATATTTTTCGTTCTGCTTGTCAACGACAAAATCAACTAGTTGATGATCTGCTAACTCTCTGCTACATCGATGCCAAGAAAGAAACCATGACAATGCAATGGCTCGAGCTGTCGGTATGGCTGCCGCAAATTATCGAACCCTTCCAGGAAAGAATTAATACTCAAAACCAAGAGCTGTTGGTGGACGTACTTCCAAGCTTGCCCCTGTTTAAATCAGATGTATCGACAATTAAACGAGCTTTAACAGAATTACTTAATAATGCTTGTAAATATACACCTGCGGGAGAAAGGATTATCATTTCAGCTCAACCAATGCAGGATGGAATTAAACTTACTGTTAGTAATACAGGTATAGAAATCCCTCTCTCTGAACAACAGCGAGTTTTTGACAAATTTTATCGAATTCCCAACCACGATCCTTGGCAATATGGCGGTACTGGTATTGGACTAGCTCTCGTGAAGAAATTAGTAGAACTTTTGGGGGGCAAAATTCAGTTAGCAAGTCAACCAAGACAAACTAACTTTATAATTTTTCTTCCTTGTGAAACGATGATGAATGAAGTATCAGAAATTTGA
- a CDS encoding thioredoxin domain-containing protein: MIQINPAEIPPLRPNDHVLGNSTTAIVLMEYGDYQCSQSGQAYSTVEKLQRQLGDRFCFVFRHFPQPELHPQSVKAAETAEAAGSQGKFWEMHSMLFENQEALEDGNLIEYAVSLELDIPRVLRELSDCIHRDRLQEDINSGMEHGVERTPTFFIGIRHEGTQNLEALLIQILETVS, encoded by the coding sequence ATGATCCAAATCAACCCGGCTGAAATTCCTCCGCTACGACCCAATGACCATGTTCTAGGAAACTCTACTACCGCTATAGTTTTAATGGAATATGGAGATTATCAATGTTCTCAGTCGGGACAGGCATACTCAACTGTTGAGAAACTACAACGACAATTAGGCGATCGCTTCTGTTTTGTCTTTCGTCACTTTCCTCAACCGGAGCTTCATCCTCAGTCAGTCAAGGCAGCAGAAACCGCAGAAGCAGCAGGCTCACAGGGTAAATTTTGGGAAATGCACTCCATGCTGTTTGAAAACCAAGAAGCATTGGAAGATGGCAATTTAATCGAATATGCTGTGAGTTTAGAACTTGATATTCCTCGTGTATTAAGAGAATTAAGCGACTGTATTCATCGTGATCGTTTACAAGAAGATATTAATAGTGGAATGGAACATGGAGTAGAGCGAACTCCGACTTTTTTTATTGGTATTCGTCATGAAGGAACGCAGAACCTGGAAGCTCTGCTAATACAGATTTTAGAGACTGTTAGTTAG
- a CDS encoding (2Fe-2S)-binding protein: MPLQETQSASVSSSNTMSVKLNINGTEHELQLEPCVTLLDTLREYLGLTGTKKGCDHGQCGACTVLIAGQRVVSCLSLAAAHQGEEITTIEGLAQDNKLHPVQEAFIKHDGFQCGYCTPGQIMSAVGLIAEGQAQTDAEIRELMSGNICRCGAYLGILEAIKEAKGNSEVLA, from the coding sequence ATGCCACTACAAGAGACACAGTCAGCTTCTGTAAGTTCTTCTAACACGATGTCAGTCAAGTTAAATATTAATGGCACAGAACACGAGTTACAGCTCGAACCCTGTGTGACTTTATTAGATACATTACGTGAGTATTTGGGCCTGACAGGAACGAAAAAAGGTTGTGATCATGGACAGTGCGGTGCTTGTACAGTTTTAATTGCAGGACAGCGAGTTGTTTCTTGTCTATCTTTAGCAGCAGCCCATCAAGGAGAAGAAATTACGACGATCGAAGGTTTAGCCCAAGATAATAAGTTACATCCTGTGCAGGAAGCTTTTATTAAACACGATGGATTTCAATGTGGTTACTGTACTCCCGGACAAATTATGTCAGCTGTAGGTTTAATCGCAGAAGGACAGGCACAGACTGATGCTGAAATTCGCGAATTGATGAGTGGTAATATTTGTCGCTGTGGTGCTTATTTAGGCATCCTAGAGGCAATAAAAGAAGCAAAAGGCAACAGTGAGGTACTTGCGTGA
- a CDS encoding xanthine dehydrogenase family protein subunit M, producing MKHFTYERASDRTDAITQVAENPQAKFIAGGTNFMDMWKEGVETPERLIDIRRLPGEIAVKNDGGLCIGASTTNSQVAYHSAVRDRYPVLSQAILAGASPQLRNMATTGGNLMQRNRCSYFHDVSYPCNKRQPNSGCPAIEGINRMHAIFGTSDRCIAAHPSDMCVALAALAAVVQTRQPNGEERRIAFEDFHLLPGDTPHRETALEHGELIEAVEIPSLPWAKRSHYLKVRDRYSYAYALVSAAVAIEIEGDKIVNARVAMGGVGTKPWRSAAAESALVNVAANEENFTAAAVAALQGAQPYPHNSFKIDLAKSTLVQALLTASTMEID from the coding sequence GTGAAACATTTTACTTATGAACGAGCAAGCGATCGCACGGATGCTATTACTCAAGTCGCTGAAAATCCTCAGGCTAAGTTTATTGCCGGGGGAACAAACTTTATGGATATGTGGAAAGAAGGGGTAGAAACCCCAGAACGCTTGATTGATATTCGCCGGCTTCCTGGAGAGATTGCCGTTAAAAATGATGGTGGGCTGTGTATTGGTGCCTCCACTACCAATTCCCAGGTTGCTTATCATTCGGCAGTACGCGATCGCTATCCGGTATTATCCCAGGCAATTTTAGCAGGAGCATCCCCCCAGTTACGTAACATGGCAACTACAGGGGGAAATTTAATGCAGCGCAATCGCTGTTCTTATTTTCACGATGTTTCTTATCCCTGTAATAAACGGCAGCCCAATTCGGGTTGTCCCGCTATTGAAGGAATTAATCGGATGCACGCTATCTTTGGTACAAGCGATCGCTGTATTGCTGCTCATCCCTCAGATATGTGTGTTGCTTTGGCTGCTTTAGCGGCAGTAGTACAGACTCGTCAACCCAATGGTGAGGAACGACGTATTGCTTTTGAAGATTTTCATCTGCTTCCGGGAGACACTCCTCATCGGGAAACAGCCTTAGAACATGGGGAATTAATCGAAGCCGTGGAAATACCATCTTTACCCTGGGCAAAGCGATCGCATTACTTGAAAGTACGCGATCGCTATTCTTATGCTTACGCTTTAGTTTCCGCAGCAGTAGCTATAGAAATCGAAGGGGACAAGATCGTCAATGCCAGAGTGGCAATGGGAGGAGTAGGAACGAAACCCTGGAGATCCGCTGCAGCAGAATCGGCTTTAGTTAATGTAGCTGCTAATGAAGAGAATTTTACAGCAGCAGCAGTAGCAGCATTACAAGGGGCGCAACCCTATCCCCATAACAGTTTTAAAATCGATTTAGCTAAATCGACACTGGTACAAGCATTATTAACTGCCTCAACAATGGAGATCGATTAA
- a CDS encoding xanthine dehydrogenase family protein molybdopterin-binding subunit yields MTSTQDKTNIQQQTGKDISRVDGRLKVTGEACYSAEFPLEGIAHGYLIQSTIAKGRIKAIDTSEAELPGVLAILTHQNAPKINALADGDFGSGYPGDKFLPLQSDRIYFDGQHIGIVIAETLEQARLAASLTKIAYEIEEPVFDLEQALEQSEKYDAGEKLQPSRGDVSGGLKQASVTIEETYTTPLEHHNPMETSATTAEWHDDELTVYDATQWVMGTRGMLAKGLGLPEEKVRVISHFVGGGFGCKGLFWTHPLLAAIAARKVNRPVRLMLTRQQMFSACGHRPRTIQKITLGADDTGKLTAIRHLTDTETSFIGDHAEPCGMTTTLLYACPNLEVKHNIARVNVSTPTPMRGPGETSGTFALESAMDELAYKADIDPVEFRIINHADRHPQSNKPWSSKYLIECYHRAADAFGWQNRDPRPGSMGDGDELIGWGMATATYPGYRFPAAAKAQILANGQVIVGSATHDIGTGTYTIMSQIAADTLGLPIERVKFELGDTKLPKASVSGGSSTAGSVSPAVRSACEAACLKLIEIAIADSESPLHNYTVENITTEQGRIFVAESPNIGETYQEILQRHHLPLVEAEVSPQDRGARYKSIAARTKPGVVEDEGADSEKFAFHSFGAHFAEVRINPRRNQVRVTRMVGAFDIGRVLNQKTARSQIYGGVIFGIGMALMEETLLDPHSGRVIIHNLADYHVPIQADIPQIEAIFVEKPDYHFNPLGARGIGEISTTGVAAAVANAVYHATGKRVRDLPITPDKLL; encoded by the coding sequence ATGACCAGTACTCAAGACAAAACTAATATTCAACAGCAAACAGGAAAGGACATTTCTCGTGTAGACGGAAGACTTAAAGTTACGGGAGAAGCTTGTTATTCGGCAGAGTTTCCCTTAGAAGGAATTGCTCACGGCTATTTAATCCAGAGTACTATCGCTAAAGGAAGAATTAAAGCTATCGATACTTCTGAAGCTGAATTACCAGGAGTATTAGCAATACTGACTCATCAGAATGCACCAAAAATCAATGCTTTAGCAGATGGAGATTTTGGCAGTGGTTATCCAGGAGATAAGTTTTTACCTTTACAGAGCGATCGCATTTATTTTGATGGTCAACATATTGGCATTGTCATCGCTGAAACTTTGGAACAAGCAAGACTAGCTGCTTCACTAACTAAGATAGCTTACGAAATAGAAGAACCAGTATTCGACCTTGAGCAAGCCTTAGAACAGTCAGAAAAATATGATGCGGGAGAAAAGTTACAACCCAGTCGTGGTGATGTGTCAGGCGGACTAAAACAAGCGTCAGTCACTATTGAAGAAACCTATACAACTCCCTTAGAACATCATAATCCGATGGAAACCTCGGCAACTACTGCCGAATGGCATGATGATGAATTGACGGTATATGATGCGACTCAGTGGGTTATGGGTACGCGAGGAATGCTGGCTAAAGGATTAGGATTACCTGAAGAAAAAGTACGGGTAATTTCTCATTTTGTCGGGGGAGGGTTTGGTTGCAAAGGACTTTTCTGGACTCATCCCTTATTAGCTGCGATCGCTGCTCGTAAAGTTAATCGTCCTGTGAGGTTAATGTTAACCAGGCAGCAGATGTTTTCTGCTTGTGGACATCGTCCACGCACTATACAAAAGATCACATTAGGAGCAGATGATACCGGAAAACTAACTGCAATTCGCCATCTTACCGATACCGAAACCTCATTTATTGGTGATCATGCAGAACCTTGTGGAATGACTACAACTTTACTTTATGCTTGTCCCAATTTAGAGGTCAAACATAATATAGCAAGAGTCAATGTCAGTACGCCGACACCAATGCGAGGACCTGGGGAAACATCGGGTACTTTTGCTTTAGAATCAGCCATGGATGAACTAGCTTACAAAGCAGATATCGATCCCGTAGAATTTCGCATCATTAATCATGCAGATCGACATCCACAGTCCAATAAACCTTGGTCGAGCAAATATTTAATCGAGTGTTATCATCGCGCTGCTGATGCTTTTGGCTGGCAAAATCGCGATCCTCGTCCTGGTTCGATGGGAGATGGAGACGAGCTAATTGGTTGGGGGATGGCAACAGCAACCTATCCAGGTTATCGCTTTCCTGCTGCTGCTAAAGCTCAAATTTTAGCTAATGGTCAAGTAATTGTTGGTAGCGCTACTCACGACATCGGCACGGGAACCTATACAATCATGAGCCAAATAGCTGCTGATACTCTGGGTTTACCAATAGAGCGAGTAAAATTTGAATTAGGCGATACGAAATTGCCTAAAGCCTCGGTATCTGGTGGTTCTTCAACCGCAGGCAGTGTCAGTCCCGCAGTGCGTTCAGCTTGTGAGGCTGCTTGTCTTAAATTAATTGAAATAGCGATCGCCGATTCTGAATCTCCACTGCATAATTACACTGTAGAAAACATTACTACCGAACAAGGACGTATTTTTGTAGCTGAATCTCCTAATATCGGAGAAACCTATCAAGAGATTTTACAACGTCATCACTTACCCTTGGTAGAAGCAGAAGTATCACCTCAAGATCGAGGAGCGCGCTATAAATCCATCGCAGCCCGTACTAAACCAGGGGTCGTAGAAGACGAAGGTGCAGATTCCGAAAAATTTGCTTTTCATTCTTTTGGAGCGCATTTTGCTGAAGTTCGGATTAATCCTCGTCGCAACCAAGTTCGAGTTACTCGTATGGTGGGAGCTTTTGATATCGGACGAGTACTCAACCAAAAAACCGCTCGCAGTCAAATTTATGGTGGTGTAATTTTTGGGATTGGCATGGCATTAATGGAAGAAACACTCCTCGATCCTCATTCTGGTCGCGTAATTATTCATAATTTAGCCGATTACCACGTACCGATTCAGGCAGATATTCCCCAAATTGAAGCTATTTTTGTCGAAAAACCCGACTATCATTTTAATCCTTTAGGAGCGCGAGGCATAGGTGAAATTAGCACCACTGGAGTAGCAGCAGCCGTAGCCAATGCTGTCTATCATGCCACTGGTAAACGGGTTCGTGATTTGCCTATTACTCCCGATAAGTTGTTATGA
- a CDS encoding type II toxin-antitoxin system HicB family antitoxin, producing MKAIVKLKIERFEEQQKEYFVATSDEIQGLVAEGKTVEEAVAIAEDLARILLELDRNSKSKETLSAMPKQFEYPLIIEV from the coding sequence ATGAAAGCGATCGTTAAACTAAAGATCGAGAGATTTGAAGAACAGCAAAAAGAATACTTTGTTGCTACTAGCGATGAAATACAAGGTTTGGTAGCAGAAGGAAAGACAGTTGAAGAAGCCGTAGCTATAGCTGAAGATCTCGCTCGTATTCTTTTAGAACTTGATCGCAACTCAAAATCTAAAGAGACACTATCGGCAATGCCCAAACAATTTGAATATCCTTTAATTATTGAAGTGTAA
- a CDS encoding type II toxin-antitoxin system HicA family toxin, with the protein MGRLAGFSYREVTRKLRKLGFEFYRTGKGDHEIWINSTTNIRTTIPHHGEVREGILRNILKQARVEVEDFLKA; encoded by the coding sequence ATGGGTAGGTTGGCAGGTTTTTCTTATCGAGAGGTAACTCGTAAATTGAGAAAGTTAGGATTTGAATTTTATCGTACTGGAAAAGGAGACCATGAAATTTGGATTAATTCAACTACTAATATAAGAACCACCATTCCCCATCATGGAGAAGTCAGGGAAGGAATTTTAAGGAATATTCTCAAACAAGCGCGAGTAGAGGTAGAAGATTTCTTAAAGGCTTAG